One region of Termitidicoccus mucosus genomic DNA includes:
- a CDS encoding sugar-binding transcriptional regulator has translation MQNNYSDDQLHLAARLYYVEGMGQNEVAKFVKVSQAKVSRLLALARERGIVRITVADYEPRDRELEARLRVQLGFSAAIVIKAPDGLSSDDLRKTIGLFASAAFESLIQPKGVIAIAGGRTIHALAQNIPESRNKLPVVVQSMGSVDSTVSTFDAQEIGRMLSQRLGGSFVAMNTPAYVHEKKMRDALLALEQVRVVNTHLNQANLAIVGVGTLDNSVFIERGVLKGQDIADLKTAGAIGEICGRFFDASGKECATSWRDRVMSVELGQLAKIPQVIGVVSGSDRSASILAAAAGGFLKGLVIDEPGARALLEAAAQSDAAKSKTKKSKK, from the coding sequence ATGCAGAATAATTATTCAGACGACCAGTTACACCTTGCCGCCCGTCTTTATTACGTGGAAGGCATGGGACAGAACGAGGTGGCGAAATTCGTGAAGGTTTCGCAGGCCAAGGTCTCCCGCCTCCTCGCCCTGGCGCGCGAGCGCGGCATCGTTCGCATCACCGTCGCGGACTACGAGCCCCGCGACCGCGAGCTCGAGGCCCGCCTGCGCGTCCAGCTCGGGTTCTCCGCCGCCATTGTCATCAAGGCCCCCGACGGCCTTTCCTCCGACGACCTGCGCAAGACCATCGGCCTGTTCGCCTCCGCGGCGTTCGAATCGCTCATCCAGCCCAAGGGCGTCATCGCCATTGCCGGGGGGCGCACCATCCACGCCCTTGCCCAGAACATCCCCGAGTCCAGGAACAAGCTTCCCGTCGTCGTTCAGTCCATGGGCAGTGTGGACTCAACCGTGAGCACCTTCGACGCCCAGGAAATCGGTCGCATGCTTTCCCAGCGACTCGGCGGCAGTTTCGTCGCGATGAACACCCCCGCCTATGTGCACGAGAAAAAAATGCGCGACGCCCTGCTTGCCCTCGAACAGGTCCGCGTGGTGAACACCCACCTCAATCAGGCCAATCTCGCCATTGTCGGCGTCGGCACGCTCGACAACTCAGTCTTTATCGAGCGCGGCGTCCTGAAGGGACAGGACATCGCCGACTTGAAGACGGCCGGCGCCATCGGCGAAATCTGCGGACGCTTTTTCGATGCCTCCGGCAAAGAATGCGCCACATCCTGGCGCGACCGCGTGATGAGCGTCGAACTCGGGCAGCTGGCCAAAATCCCGCAGGTCATCGGCGTGGTCTCGGGCTCAGATCGCTCTGCTTCCATCCTGGCCGCCGCCGCGGGTGGCTTCCTCAAGGGCCTTGTCATCGACGAGCCCGGCGCGCGTGCGCTGCTGGAGGCCGCCGCGCAGTCGGATGCCGCCAAATCCAAAACCAAAAAATCAAAAAAATGA
- a CDS encoding glycerol-3-phosphate dehydrogenase/oxidase, with protein MSINITAKRQATFRRFAEKPLDLLVIGGGIVGSGVARDAAMRGLRTGLVDRYDFAYGTSSRSSRLLHGGLRYLEQGRVGLVHESSVEKKIVHAIAPHLGQPLGFIFPVYKINGRPLWQMRIGVKMYDLLCNGRNFKPSRGYTKNETLGKLPQINTAGLRGSVRYYDALTSDARLTLDTLRSAVRSGALISNYTRFTDAKRENGAWSCEIEDTLTGEKLALRARAILNAAGPWSEKIPHSAVKLRLTKGIHIVVDRKRVSVAEGEAVTMVEGKRILFLIPWGERLIIGTTDTDYDAKPENVRVDLEDIDYVLHTVNTTFPSVNLGRDDIISSWSGLRPLIANRDGTPSDTSRAHQIKNPVEGWWDIAGGKLTTYRLMAEQAVSQIVRHLKFAAKPCRTAKEPLLPADEAAPYSGIIPPAYGEAAVRHYVENEWAVSLADVMMRRTSWHYYLPDMPARAAEVAGWMAAAAGWPPARLAAELADYAKEAAKTYPASLTPV; from the coding sequence ATGAGCATCAACATCACTGCAAAACGCCAGGCAACCTTCCGCCGGTTCGCGGAAAAACCGCTCGACCTGCTCGTCATCGGCGGCGGCATCGTGGGCAGCGGCGTCGCGCGCGACGCCGCCATGCGCGGCCTGCGCACCGGTCTGGTCGATCGTTATGATTTCGCCTATGGCACCAGCAGCCGCTCCAGCCGCCTGCTCCACGGCGGCCTGCGCTATCTCGAACAGGGCCGCGTGGGCCTCGTGCACGAGTCCAGCGTGGAGAAAAAAATCGTCCACGCCATCGCGCCGCACCTCGGGCAGCCCCTCGGGTTTATATTTCCCGTTTATAAAATCAACGGTCGCCCCCTGTGGCAGATGCGCATCGGCGTGAAAATGTATGACCTGCTCTGCAACGGGCGAAACTTCAAACCCTCCCGCGGCTACACCAAGAACGAGACCCTCGGCAAGCTCCCGCAAATCAACACCGCCGGGCTGCGCGGCTCCGTGCGTTACTACGACGCCCTCACCAGCGACGCCCGCCTCACCCTCGACACCCTCCGCTCCGCCGTGAGAAGCGGCGCGCTCATCTCCAACTACACCCGCTTCACCGACGCCAAGCGCGAGAACGGCGCGTGGAGCTGCGAAATCGAGGACACGCTCACCGGCGAAAAACTCGCGCTTCGTGCCCGCGCCATCCTCAATGCCGCCGGTCCGTGGTCCGAAAAAATCCCCCACAGCGCCGTGAAGCTCCGCCTGACGAAGGGTATTCACATCGTCGTCGACCGCAAGCGCGTCTCCGTCGCCGAGGGCGAGGCAGTGACGATGGTCGAGGGCAAGCGCATCCTCTTCCTCATCCCTTGGGGCGAACGCCTCATCATCGGCACCACCGACACCGATTATGACGCCAAACCCGAGAATGTGCGCGTGGACTTGGAAGATATCGACTATGTCCTGCACACGGTCAACACGACCTTCCCCTCGGTCAACCTCGGCCGCGATGATATCATCAGTTCGTGGTCGGGCCTGCGCCCGCTCATCGCCAACCGCGACGGCACGCCCTCCGACACCTCCCGCGCGCACCAGATCAAAAATCCCGTGGAAGGCTGGTGGGACATCGCCGGCGGCAAGCTGACCACTTACCGCCTCATGGCCGAGCAGGCCGTCAGCCAAATCGTCAGGCATCTCAAGTTCGCCGCGAAGCCCTGCCGCACCGCGAAGGAACCGCTCCTGCCCGCCGACGAAGCCGCGCCCTACAGCGGCATCATCCCGCCCGCCTATGGCGAGGCCGCCGTGAGGCACTACGTGGAAAACGAGTGGGCCGTCTCGTTGGCCGACGTGATGATGCGCCGCACGAGCTGGCATTATTACCTGCCCGACATGCCGGCGCGCGCGGCCGAGGTGGCCGGCTGGATGGCCGCCGCCGCCGGCTGGCCGCCCGCGCGCCTTGCCGCCGAGCTGGCCGATTACGCCAAAGAAGCCGCCAAAACCTACCCGGCCAGCCTGACGCCTGTTTGA
- a CDS encoding sn-glycerol-1-phosphate dehydrogenase, which translates to MNPPLLSPQVSDARSLFDIPRLAPQEALAAARETKALVIERGGIGRVAGVFKQQFPGRQAVIVADRHTMAVVGQSVHDALADGGVPLIEPFIYTDPALYAEYKYVEQLAASLKTHEAIPVAVGSGTINDLAKRASHETGRPYFCIGTAASMDGYTAFGASITYQNAKQTLACPAPRAVLADIDIIKNAPPEMTASGYADLLAKVTAGADWILADALGEEPIDTKAWTIVQGGLRDALARPAAARAGDAAAIHALTEGLMLGGFAMQWSQSSRPASGAEHQFSHLWDMEHHTHNGAAPSHGFKVGVATLAVTAFYEQLLRMDAGALNIDAICARWPDARTVEARTAAMFASTEFQETAIRETMAKYIDAAALHGQLALLKTGWPALCAKLRRQLIPYAEVKQRLQAVGAPVEPEQIGITRRRLRDSFIKAWHIRRRFTVLDLATRAGWLDAALGALFAPGGAWEIKS; encoded by the coding sequence ATGAATCCGCCCCTTCTTTCACCGCAGGTGTCAGATGCACGCAGTCTGTTTGATATTCCGCGCCTCGCGCCGCAGGAGGCCCTGGCAGCCGCGCGCGAGACCAAGGCCCTCGTGATCGAGCGCGGCGGCATCGGGAGGGTCGCCGGAGTTTTCAAGCAACAATTTCCCGGGCGGCAGGCTGTCATCGTCGCGGACCGGCACACCATGGCTGTCGTCGGGCAGTCCGTCCACGACGCGCTCGCTGACGGCGGGGTTCCGCTCATCGAACCGTTCATATACACAGACCCCGCCCTCTATGCCGAATATAAATATGTGGAGCAGCTCGCCGCGTCGTTGAAGACCCACGAGGCCATTCCCGTCGCCGTCGGGTCCGGCACCATCAACGACCTTGCCAAGCGCGCGTCCCACGAGACAGGCCGTCCGTATTTCTGCATCGGCACCGCCGCCTCGATGGACGGCTACACCGCGTTCGGCGCATCCATCACCTACCAAAACGCCAAGCAAACCCTCGCCTGCCCCGCGCCGCGGGCCGTGCTCGCGGACATCGACATCATCAAAAACGCCCCGCCGGAAATGACCGCGTCCGGCTACGCGGACCTGCTGGCCAAAGTCACCGCCGGCGCCGACTGGATACTGGCCGACGCGCTCGGCGAGGAGCCCATTGATACAAAAGCCTGGACGATCGTGCAGGGCGGCCTCCGCGACGCGCTCGCCCGGCCCGCCGCCGCCCGCGCGGGTGATGCCGCCGCCATCCACGCGCTCACCGAGGGGCTCATGCTTGGCGGCTTCGCCATGCAGTGGTCGCAGTCCAGCCGTCCCGCATCGGGGGCCGAGCATCAGTTCAGCCATCTCTGGGACATGGAGCACCATACGCACAACGGCGCCGCGCCCTCGCACGGCTTCAAGGTCGGCGTGGCCACGCTCGCCGTCACCGCCTTCTACGAACAACTGCTCCGCATGGATGCCGGTGCCCTCAATATCGACGCCATCTGCGCCCGCTGGCCCGATGCGCGGACGGTCGAGGCACGCACGGCCGCCATGTTCGCCTCCACGGAATTCCAGGAGACCGCCATACGCGAGACCATGGCAAAATATATCGATGCCGCCGCCCTCCACGGACAACTCGCCTTGTTGAAAACCGGGTGGCCCGCGCTCTGCGCAAAGCTCCGCCGCCAGCTCATTCCCTATGCCGAGGTCAAGCAACGTCTCCAGGCCGTGGGCGCGCCCGTGGAGCCCGAGCAAATCGGCATCACCCGCCGGCGTCTGCGCGACAGTTTTATAAAAGCTTGGCACATCCGCCGCCGTTTCACCGTCCTCGATCTCGCCACCCGGGCGGGATGGCTCGACGCCGCGCTCGGCGCGCTCTTTGCGCCGGGCGGCGCATGGGAAATCAAGAGTTAA
- a CDS encoding phosphatase PAP2 family protein: MKKTYIAPLIATLLFIISLGAAEPRFLTTAPEVFYAMLPPPPADDSPAGLADIETILQVQKDRTPAQVERARRVEKQNVMSLGAWLFGPDFTKENLPRTYAFLRRATTERGEIVHAMKDQWSRTRPYDRGLGVEKCVPNRPAGTSYPSGHSASGALWEVLFSAAMPEYETFFTSARREIMWCRVLAGVHYPSDTQAGGLIGHAIARDMLKTPATRAAVKEMRAEVLAFLEKHPQAAARAQNAAAKGEPPRA; encoded by the coding sequence ATGAAAAAAACATATATCGCCCCGCTCATTGCGACCCTCTTGTTTATCATTTCCTTGGGAGCGGCGGAGCCGCGCTTTCTCACGACCGCCCCCGAGGTTTTCTACGCGATGCTCCCGCCGCCGCCGGCGGACGACTCGCCCGCCGGTCTGGCCGATATCGAGACGATTCTCCAAGTCCAGAAAGACCGCACCCCCGCCCAAGTCGAACGCGCGCGCCGCGTCGAGAAACAGAATGTCATGTCGTTGGGCGCGTGGCTGTTCGGCCCGGACTTCACCAAGGAGAACCTGCCGCGCACCTACGCCTTCCTGCGCCGGGCCACCACCGAGCGCGGCGAGATCGTCCACGCCATGAAGGACCAGTGGAGCCGCACCCGCCCCTATGACCGCGGCCTCGGCGTCGAGAAATGCGTGCCCAACCGCCCGGCGGGCACCTCCTACCCGAGCGGTCACTCCGCCTCCGGCGCGCTTTGGGAGGTGCTTTTCAGCGCGGCCATGCCCGAATACGAAACCTTCTTCACCAGCGCCCGCCGCGAAATCATGTGGTGCCGCGTCCTCGCCGGCGTCCACTATCCCTCCGACACCCAAGCTGGCGGCCTTATCGGCCACGCCATCGCCCGTGACATGCTGAAAACCCCCGCCACCCGCGCCGCCGTCAAGGAGATGCGCGCCGAGGTCCTCGCGTTTCTGGAAAAGCATCCCCAAGCCGCAGCCCGCGCCCAAAATGCGGCGGCAAAAGGTGAGCCCCCCCGGGCATAA
- a CDS encoding HAD-IIA family hydrolase codes for MPATAAFARIRHVVLDMDGTIYKGGTLFPWTRPFLESLARLGIGHTFLTNNPSKSSADYLAHLEHMGLTATPEQLYTSAQATIDYLKINHPALRRLFLLGTPSMIAEFEKAGYEAAADDPADVPDAVVVGFDMTLAYARLCRAAWWVSQARPWFATNPDRVCPTDRPTVLVDCGSICAAIQTATGRAPDRVFGKPDPSMLTGILRRHRLQTAEVAMVGDRIYTDIAMAGNAACLGVLVLSGEATRQDADASAVKPDVIVENLAGLGELLDAARQASCGKLNHHP; via the coding sequence ATGCCTGCCACCGCCGCCTTCGCCCGCATCCGCCACGTCGTCCTCGACATGGACGGCACCATTTACAAGGGAGGAACACTCTTCCCCTGGACAAGACCCTTCCTCGAATCCCTTGCCCGGCTCGGCATCGGCCACACCTTCCTCACCAACAATCCATCCAAAAGCTCCGCCGATTATCTCGCGCATTTGGAACACATGGGGCTCACCGCCACGCCGGAACAATTATATACATCCGCGCAGGCCACCATCGATTATCTGAAAATAAACCACCCCGCGCTGCGCCGCCTCTTCCTGCTCGGCACGCCCAGCATGATCGCCGAGTTTGAAAAGGCCGGCTATGAAGCCGCGGCCGACGATCCCGCCGACGTGCCCGATGCCGTCGTCGTCGGCTTCGACATGACCCTCGCCTACGCCCGCCTGTGCCGCGCCGCCTGGTGGGTTTCGCAGGCCCGACCCTGGTTCGCGACCAATCCCGACCGCGTCTGCCCGACCGACCGGCCCACGGTGCTGGTCGATTGCGGCTCGATTTGCGCGGCCATCCAAACCGCCACGGGCCGCGCGCCGGACCGGGTGTTCGGAAAACCCGATCCCTCGATGCTTACCGGCATCCTCCGGCGCCACCGCCTCCAGACCGCCGAGGTCGCGATGGTCGGCGACCGCATCTACACCGACATCGCCATGGCCGGAAACGCCGCCTGCCTCGGCGTGCTGGTCCTCTCCGGCGAGGCCACGCGCCAGGACGCGGACGCCTCTGCCGTCAAACCGGATGTCATCGTCGAAAACCTGGCGGGACTCGGCGAACTCCTCGACGCCGCGCGACAAGCATCGTGCGGCAAACTCAATCATCACCCATGA
- a CDS encoding MFS transporter yields the protein MSSATDRKFRYWQNRTLVGAMIGYIAFYFVRNSLSFAIPAMQADGYTKTNLGIFITLNGLLYGVSKFANGILGDRANARVFMVTGLVLSAAANIIFGFGTSLIMLGAVWMANGWIQGMGFPPCARLMTHWFPPEQLATKMSIWNTSHSIGMGLASIGCGYIVTHFGWHWGFFGPALLVLLLAATLWLVLRDTPGSVGLPEIATTGSTGAISKQSFGEFMRFAGEHVFRNPYIWIIAVANFFVYTMRYSVLNWGPTMLTETRHVPLVGAGWMIAAFEISGVAGMLVAGRMTDKLFGGRGARVCLICMVLATLSMLLFWKLWATAPVWLAMLPLFLAGFFIYGPQALVGIAVANLATKRAAATAVGLTGLFGYGSALLTGWGLGKLAQTHGWGVALGAIAATGLAGSLLFAFAWRAKAHGYGDASRPV from the coding sequence ATGTCTTCCGCCACCGATCGGAAATTTCGCTATTGGCAAAACCGCACGCTGGTCGGCGCGATGATTGGCTACATCGCGTTTTATTTTGTGCGAAACAGCCTAAGCTTCGCCATCCCCGCGATGCAGGCCGACGGCTACACCAAGACCAATCTGGGCATCTTCATCACCCTTAACGGCCTGCTCTACGGCGTGTCGAAGTTCGCCAACGGCATTCTGGGCGACCGCGCCAATGCCCGCGTGTTCATGGTCACCGGTCTCGTCCTGTCCGCCGCCGCAAATATCATTTTCGGCTTTGGCACCTCCCTCATTATGCTGGGCGCGGTATGGATGGCCAACGGCTGGATTCAGGGCATGGGTTTCCCTCCTTGCGCACGGTTGATGACGCACTGGTTTCCGCCGGAACAACTCGCCACCAAAATGTCCATATGGAACACCTCGCACTCCATCGGCATGGGGCTGGCCTCCATCGGCTGCGGTTATATCGTCACCCATTTCGGCTGGCACTGGGGATTTTTCGGACCAGCCCTGCTGGTGCTCCTGCTCGCCGCCACGCTTTGGCTGGTGCTGCGCGACACGCCGGGCTCCGTCGGGCTGCCGGAAATAGCGACCACGGGCTCAACGGGCGCCATTTCGAAACAGTCCTTCGGCGAGTTCATGCGCTTCGCGGGCGAGCATGTGTTTCGCAATCCCTATATCTGGATCATCGCCGTCGCGAATTTCTTTGTCTATACAATGCGCTATTCCGTGCTCAACTGGGGGCCGACCATGCTGACGGAAACGCGCCATGTGCCGTTGGTCGGGGCGGGCTGGATGATCGCCGCCTTTGAGATCTCCGGCGTGGCGGGGATGCTGGTGGCGGGTCGAATGACCGACAAGCTGTTCGGCGGCCGCGGCGCGCGCGTGTGCCTCATCTGCATGGTGCTGGCGACCCTCTCCATGCTGCTGTTCTGGAAGCTATGGGCGACGGCGCCTGTCTGGCTGGCCATGTTGCCGCTCTTTCTGGCCGGCTTCTTTATTTATGGCCCGCAGGCGCTTGTCGGCATCGCGGTGGCCAACCTCGCCACCAAACGCGCCGCCGCCACGGCCGTGGGACTTACCGGCTTGTTCGGCTACGGCAGCGCCCTGCTCACCGGTTGGGGTCTCGGCAAACTCGCCCAAACCCACGGCTGGGGCGTCGCACTCGGCGCCATCGCCGCCACCGGTCTGGCCGGCAGCCTCCTCTTTGCCTTCGCCTGGCGCGCCAAAGCCCACGGCTACGGGGACGCTTCGCGTCCGGTTTAA
- a CDS encoding FAD-dependent oxidoreductase → MRILLALLSSFGAKVIAAPAPRPVERDIVIYGASSAGIAAAVQAVRMGKSVIVVEPGDRIGGLTTGGLGQTDIGNKHAIGGISLEFYKAVHKHYNDPASWQWQGPDTYKSHGQSGTAREEAAMWTFEPSVALKIFEQWVRRDGIEIIKGERLDRRNGVVKNGPRIAGFRTESGREFRGKIFIDATYEGDLMALAGVSYAVGREANALYDETLNGVQTRNARGHNLRPGIDPHVRKGDPSSGLLPFIDPAGPGEEGAGDRRVQAYCFRMCLTDHPDNRVPFAKPDGYREDWYELLFRNYEAGQQGVPWINSPMPNRKTDTNNRAGFSTDFIGQNYDYPEADYKTREEIVRRHLLYQQGLMWTLANHPRVPEDVRAQVAKWGVTKDEFAETGGWPGQLYIREARRMAGALVMTQHHCQGRETVDDSIGMAAYTMDSHNTQRYVDANGHVRNEGNVEVKGFPPYPVSYRALIPREGECENLIVPVCMSASHIAYGSIRMEPVFMIFGQSAATAAAIAMDDGVAVQKVDYNKLRERLLKDGQVLSGNKTINKPAAQGAGLEASVNALKERGIIREASYWMANARAGKKCAGDYVEILIINAVSRKKPVSTLDEACDYLHSAGLMDRPGDWKKYARKGKSCRGESVAGLIAGLDALTKPKE, encoded by the coding sequence TTGCGCATTCTGCTTGCGCTTCTGTCATCGTTCGGCGCCAAGGTCATCGCCGCGCCCGCCCCCCGCCCCGTCGAACGTGACATCGTGATCTATGGCGCGTCCTCCGCCGGCATCGCCGCCGCCGTGCAGGCGGTGCGCATGGGCAAGTCCGTCATTGTCGTCGAGCCCGGCGACCGCATCGGAGGGCTGACCACCGGCGGCCTTGGCCAGACCGACATCGGCAACAAACACGCCATCGGCGGCATCTCGCTCGAGTTCTACAAGGCCGTCCACAAACACTACAACGACCCCGCCTCATGGCAATGGCAGGGCCCTGACACCTACAAATCCCACGGCCAGTCCGGCACCGCGCGCGAGGAGGCGGCCATGTGGACATTCGAGCCGTCCGTCGCGTTGAAAATCTTCGAGCAGTGGGTGCGGCGCGACGGCATTGAAATCATAAAGGGCGAGCGCCTCGACCGCCGGAACGGTGTCGTCAAGAACGGGCCGCGCATCGCCGGATTCCGCACCGAGTCCGGACGCGAATTCAGAGGGAAAATATTCATCGACGCCACCTACGAGGGCGACCTCATGGCGCTCGCCGGCGTGAGTTATGCCGTGGGACGCGAGGCCAATGCACTCTATGATGAGACCCTGAACGGCGTGCAAACGCGCAATGCCAGGGGCCACAACCTCCGCCCCGGCATCGATCCCCATGTGAGAAAGGGCGATCCCTCGAGCGGCTTACTCCCTTTTATCGACCCGGCCGGCCCCGGCGAGGAAGGCGCGGGCGACCGCCGCGTGCAGGCTTACTGCTTCCGCATGTGCCTGACCGACCATCCGGACAACCGCGTTCCCTTTGCCAAACCCGACGGCTACCGCGAAGACTGGTATGAATTGCTCTTCCGCAACTACGAGGCCGGCCAGCAGGGCGTGCCCTGGATAAACTCACCCATGCCCAACCGCAAAACCGACACCAACAACCGCGCCGGATTCTCCACCGATTTCATCGGACAGAATTATGATTATCCCGAGGCCGATTATAAAACCCGCGAGGAAATCGTCCGCCGCCATTTGTTATACCAGCAGGGCCTCATGTGGACGCTCGCCAATCATCCGCGCGTGCCCGAGGACGTCCGCGCACAGGTCGCCAAGTGGGGCGTGACCAAGGACGAGTTTGCCGAAACCGGCGGCTGGCCGGGACAGTTATATATTCGCGAGGCGCGGCGCATGGCGGGAGCGCTGGTCATGACGCAGCACCACTGCCAAGGGCGCGAGACCGTGGACGACTCCATCGGCATGGCCGCCTACACCATGGATTCGCACAATACCCAGCGCTACGTGGACGCGAACGGCCACGTTCGCAACGAGGGCAATGTCGAGGTGAAGGGTTTCCCGCCCTACCCCGTCAGCTACCGCGCCCTCATCCCGCGCGAGGGCGAATGCGAAAACCTCATCGTGCCCGTGTGCATGTCGGCCTCGCACATCGCCTACGGCTCGATTCGCATGGAGCCGGTGTTCATGATCTTCGGCCAGTCCGCCGCCACCGCCGCCGCGATCGCGATGGACGACGGCGTCGCCGTGCAGAAGGTCGATTATAATAAACTCCGCGAAAGATTATTGAAGGACGGCCAGGTGCTCTCCGGAAATAAAACTATAAACAAACCCGCCGCCCAAGGCGCCGGCCTCGAAGCCTCTGTCAACGCGCTCAAGGAGCGCGGCATCATCAGGGAGGCCTCTTACTGGATGGCCAATGCGCGGGCGGGCAAGAAATGCGCCGGCGACTATGTTGAGATCCTTATCATCAACGCCGTCTCCAGAAAAAAGCCGGTTTCCACGCTTGATGAAGCCTGTGACTACCTTCACTCCGCCGGTCTGATGGACCGCCCCGGCGACTGGAAAAAATACGCCCGGAAAGGGAAAAGCTGCCGGGGCGAAAGCGTGGCCGGCCTGATCGCCGGCCTGGATGCGCTCACCAAGCCGAAAGAATGA
- a CDS encoding glycerophosphodiester phosphodiesterase encodes MIPRIVFAGLLLAAAPFVSSARNPACPSGGGVPVKSDWNVTDHIALENFVVQSHRGAGDLAEEGTLESFKLGWSLGTIPEADVRATKDGVIVSFHDGNFSRLIKDADDTLKKSSVEKSTWEFLQTLDVGAWKGEQFKGRRVPKMADIFAYMSDKPGLRLYLDIKKVDFAKLAAVVRDAGVADRVIVASNKPPFLVTWKKLVPESGTLLWMPGGEQEITKILDDLVASGDIKAITSLQLHVHPNRNGKNYNPATDGGKNWKNIPCTTDPDEPFNHTLDFIRRLGVRLRALGITYQAFPWMPNDDAYAALMDLGVASFATDHPDVTMREIKAYYARHGKR; translated from the coding sequence ATGATCCCCCGCATTGTCTTCGCAGGGCTGCTCCTCGCCGCAGCCCCGTTTGTTTCCTCCGCCCGGAATCCGGCCTGTCCATCCGGCGGGGGTGTCCCGGTCAAGAGCGATTGGAATGTCACCGACCACATCGCGCTCGAAAACTTCGTCGTGCAAAGCCACCGCGGCGCGGGCGACCTCGCCGAGGAAGGCACCTTGGAGTCCTTCAAGCTCGGCTGGTCCCTCGGCACCATCCCCGAGGCCGATGTCCGCGCCACCAAGGACGGCGTCATCGTCTCCTTCCACGACGGCAACTTTTCGCGCCTCATAAAGGACGCCGACGACACGCTCAAGAAAAGCTCCGTCGAAAAAAGCACGTGGGAATTTCTCCAAACCCTCGATGTCGGCGCGTGGAAGGGCGAGCAGTTCAAGGGCCGGCGCGTCCCGAAAATGGCCGATATTTTCGCCTACATGTCCGACAAGCCCGGCCTGCGCCTTTACCTCGACATCAAAAAGGTGGACTTTGCCAAACTCGCGGCCGTGGTGAGGGACGCCGGCGTCGCCGACCGCGTCATCGTCGCCTCCAACAAACCGCCGTTTCTTGTCACGTGGAAGAAACTCGTGCCCGAGTCCGGCACGCTCCTCTGGATGCCCGGCGGCGAACAGGAAATCACAAAAATCCTCGACGACCTCGTCGCCAGCGGCGACATCAAGGCCATCACCTCGCTCCAACTCCACGTCCACCCGAACCGGAACGGAAAAAACTATAATCCCGCCACCGACGGGGGCAAAAACTGGAAGAACATTCCCTGCACGACCGACCCTGACGAGCCGTTCAACCACACGCTCGACTTCATCCGCCGCCTCGGCGTGCGCCTGCGCGCCCTCGGCATCACTTACCAGGCGTTCCCCTGGATGCCCAACGACGACGCCTACGCCGCCCTGATGGACCTCGGCGTGGCCTCCTTTGCAACCGACCACCCCGATGTGACCATGCGCGAGATCAAGGCCTATTACGCCAGGCATGGCAAAAGATAG